Proteins encoded together in one Desulfovibrio sp. window:
- a CDS encoding ABC transporter ATP-binding protein/permease: MRLNPKLPDKLYQRSLFSWVLTSNLKLQLILLLVIVVTVSIRVLPLEMQKKIINEAIGEQKVNLLLLYCGYYLAAVVSGSALKFAINALQTYIGQEALAEMRKKLYAHILTLPINFFRKASPGMIVSSLVTEVANAGDFIGQAIAVPVTNILTLLAFAGYLFYLNPLMAGLSMILYPLALIFVPMMQKRSNAANRERVDIGRKMSTMIGETVSGIHEIHGNASFRHENNRFGDVTDKQFKVRVRWNLWKFGIKNSNNFFQSLGPFVLFLVGGWLAINGRFDLGALVAFLSANEKLYDPWKELMDFYQSWQDATVSYNRVMEYFAEDCEFTLEPAEQRAPLTLPGKIDVKDLVMEAQGGIKLLKGVSVSVEPGEHLALVGFSGSGKSTLALCIAQIYKYSSGQCRLAGHEIADMAKSDLAENMGFVPQQPFIFEGSIKENLLYSVNSRNVDKGVDPTQNEPSLDRLIEVIQQVGLFLDVLRFGLNTVFRKGKKEHLVEKLIAIREAYYEEQGEELKNKVEFFDEGRYLQYSSVAANLVFGNPNDDSYLPENLPRNPEFLAFLKETGLTLMLLELGRELTIQTVDILKNVPGADASFFEQSPMFLEEFEAYSQLAERLDRSGVGDLSEDERGMLLNLALRFTPGIHTLAALPAVSERMLLSGRASFMAHITSKAPDKITFYRRDNYIHSQTILDNILFGKLKSESSKVLDTVNKTIIMLLIKEDMLERMVELGLDFQVGTQGDRLSGGQRQKVALARAFLKEPPLLLLDEATAALDNASQTRIQNLLDSKWKGKSTVIAVIHRLDTIKGYDKIAVMKAGQIVETGSYQELMDRKGMLYELVHGPKIGG; this comes from the coding sequence ATGCGCTTAAACCCGAAGCTTCCCGACAAGCTGTACCAGCGCTCTCTGTTTTCATGGGTGCTTACCAGCAATCTGAAGCTCCAACTGATTCTGCTCTTGGTCATCGTGGTCACGGTGTCCATCAGGGTTCTGCCCCTGGAGATGCAGAAGAAGATAATCAATGAAGCTATCGGCGAGCAGAAGGTAAACCTTCTGCTTTTGTATTGCGGTTATTATCTGGCCGCCGTGGTCTCAGGATCGGCTCTCAAGTTCGCCATCAACGCGCTACAGACCTACATTGGGCAGGAAGCCCTGGCTGAGATGCGCAAGAAACTCTACGCGCACATCCTCACTCTCCCCATCAATTTTTTCCGCAAGGCCAGCCCGGGCATGATCGTGTCCTCCCTGGTCACCGAAGTGGCCAATGCCGGGGACTTCATCGGCCAGGCCATAGCTGTGCCGGTTACAAACATCCTGACGCTTCTGGCCTTTGCCGGGTACCTTTTTTACTTGAATCCCCTCATGGCCGGACTGTCCATGATCCTCTACCCCCTGGCGCTCATCTTCGTGCCCATGATGCAGAAGCGTTCCAACGCGGCCAACCGGGAGCGGGTGGACATTGGCCGCAAGATGTCCACCATGATCGGGGAGACCGTTTCCGGCATCCATGAAATCCATGGGAACGCCTCATTCCGCCATGAGAACAACCGCTTCGGGGATGTTACGGACAAGCAGTTCAAGGTCCGTGTCCGATGGAATCTGTGGAAGTTCGGCATCAAGAACTCCAACAATTTTTTCCAGTCCCTCGGGCCGTTCGTGCTCTTTCTGGTGGGAGGCTGGTTGGCCATCAACGGGCGTTTCGACCTTGGCGCCCTGGTGGCCTTTCTCTCGGCCAATGAGAAGCTCTACGACCCTTGGAAGGAGCTCATGGATTTCTACCAGTCCTGGCAGGACGCAACCGTGAGCTACAACCGGGTGATGGAGTATTTCGCTGAGGACTGCGAGTTCACCCTGGAGCCTGCCGAACAGCGCGCACCGCTCACCTTGCCGGGCAAGATCGACGTGAAGGATCTGGTCATGGAGGCCCAGGGCGGCATCAAGCTCTTGAAGGGTGTGTCAGTGTCCGTGGAGCCGGGCGAGCATCTGGCCCTGGTGGGATTCTCCGGGTCGGGAAAATCCACCCTGGCCCTGTGCATCGCCCAGATATACAAGTATTCGTCGGGCCAGTGCCGGCTGGCCGGGCATGAGATCGCGGACATGGCCAAGTCCGATCTTGCCGAAAACATGGGTTTCGTGCCCCAGCAGCCCTTCATTTTCGAGGGGTCAATCAAGGAGAATCTGCTTTACTCGGTCAACTCGCGAAACGTGGACAAGGGGGTCGACCCTACTCAGAACGAACCGAGTCTGGACCGGCTCATCGAAGTCATCCAGCAGGTTGGCCTGTTCCTGGATGTCCTGCGGTTCGGGCTGAACACGGTGTTCCGCAAGGGCAAAAAGGAACACCTGGTGGAGAAGCTCATCGCCATCAGGGAGGCCTACTACGAAGAGCAGGGCGAAGAACTCAAGAACAAGGTGGAGTTCTTCGATGAGGGCCGCTACCTGCAGTATTCTTCCGTTGCAGCCAACCTGGTTTTCGGCAACCCCAACGATGATTCCTACCTGCCGGAGAACCTGCCCAGAAACCCAGAGTTCCTCGCATTCTTGAAGGAAACAGGTCTCACCCTGATGCTTTTGGAACTGGGACGCGAATTGACGATCCAGACCGTGGACATATTGAAGAACGTCCCAGGAGCGGACGCCTCCTTCTTCGAGCAGAGCCCGATGTTCTTGGAGGAATTCGAAGCATACTCCCAACTGGCCGAGCGTCTGGACCGCTCCGGGGTGGGGGATCTGTCCGAGGACGAACGCGGAATGCTTCTCAACCTCGCTTTGCGCTTCACTCCTGGTATTCATACCCTTGCCGCTCTTCCGGCCGTGTCCGAACGCATGCTGCTCTCGGGCAGGGCTTCGTTCATGGCGCATATAACCTCCAAAGCCCCGGACAAGATCACGTTCTATCGCCGGGACAACTACATCCACTCCCAGACCATTCTGGACAACATCCTTTTCGGAAAACTCAAGAGCGAAAGCTCCAAGGTCTTGGATACGGTGAACAAGACCATCATCATGCTGCTCATCAAAGAGGATATGCTGGAGCGCATGGTGGAACTTGGGCTCGATTTCCAGGTGGGGACCCAGGGAGACAGGCTCTCCGGAGGGCAGCGCCAGAAGGTCGCCCTGGCCAGGGCGTTTCTCAAGGAACCGCCCCTTCTTTTGCTGGACGAGGCCACGGCGGCATTGGACAACGCCTCCCAGACCCGCATCCAGAATCTTTTGGACTCAAAGTGGAAGGGCAAGTCTACGGTGATCGCCGTGATCCACCGCCTGGATACCATTAAGGGCTACGACAAAATCGCGGTCATGAAGGCCGGACAAATAGTTGAAACAGGCTCCTACCAGGAGCTTATGGACAGGAAGGGGATGCTCTATGAGCTCGTCCACGGACCAAAAATCGGCGGATAG
- a CDS encoding GGDEF domain-containing protein, with protein sequence MPKVALPRLRTWWSDRIISMRRDKSRTAFMGILYLVGIGWLDYATGYEINLTVVYVTPLIMLTVAGGWRVGVFTAIACAITTEGADYLAGRRFDQDIYHVYSMASHCLSYLSFLLLITQLLMLYDREHDLAGLDPLTGLKNRHGFLARAEDVLSDCVRRKKTATMLVVNVGNLRKINSAHGHDKADALILSSANVLRELFPHAVLARLGADRFAALIAGESSPDGADMLNTALERAAQQLEVVVNPRQASTALSPLHRTPDEIAAQMDTLQDGVRKL encoded by the coding sequence ATGCCGAAAGTCGCCCTGCCCAGGCTGCGGACGTGGTGGTCCGACAGAATCATCTCCATGCGCCGCGACAAGAGCCGCACGGCGTTCATGGGCATCCTCTACCTGGTGGGCATCGGCTGGCTGGATTACGCGACAGGCTATGAGATCAACCTTACCGTGGTCTACGTCACGCCCCTCATCATGCTCACCGTTGCCGGAGGCTGGCGCGTCGGGGTGTTTACGGCCATTGCCTGTGCGATCACCACCGAAGGGGCGGACTACCTGGCAGGCAGGCGCTTCGACCAGGACATCTACCACGTCTACAGCATGGCCTCCCACTGTTTGTCGTATCTGTCCTTTCTTCTGCTCATAACCCAGCTTCTCATGCTCTATGACAGGGAACACGACTTAGCCGGGCTGGACCCTCTGACCGGGCTTAAGAATCGTCACGGCTTTCTCGCCAGGGCTGAAGACGTGCTCAGCGATTGCGTAAGGCGAAAAAAAACGGCCACTATGCTTGTGGTGAACGTAGGCAATCTCCGCAAGATCAACTCGGCCCATGGGCACGACAAGGCCGACGCCCTGATCTTAAGTTCGGCGAACGTGTTGCGCGAACTGTTCCCCCACGCCGTGCTGGCGAGACTTGGAGCGGACAGGTTCGCGGCGCTTATCGCTGGTGAGAGTTCCCCAGATGGGGCGGACATGCTGAACACGGCCCTGGAGCGAGCGGCGCAACAGCTTGAGGTGGTCGTTAATCCCCGCCAAGCTTCAACGGCCCTTTCCCCGTTGCACCGCACCCCGGACGAAATAGCGGCCCAAATGGACACCCTGCAGGATGGGGTCAGAAAGCTCTAA
- a CDS encoding histidine kinase has protein sequence MRLHVSLRLRIYLVLGLLMAVTVGGGSFMLWYGTRIQTFFSGLFERQVYAVDAAMRMESALAAQRGFLTYYSLDFDATWLKRLSEQQSSFEHELAKVRAFTDEDSARKLLNDIESGFLRLTVERERVVELIDAGDKTGAAAIQAGARKRFDMLLTQCELFLDSLRSDLERNREEGIGRMRLVNAMASVFLPSCLVLGMILTLVLSRQILGPIRRLARGEDDLVGPDEVAALENRMHGLLERAVQARSKLEKSQATLMAAERLATVGKMAAGVAHSIRNPLTSVKMRLFSLQRSLELSENQHEDFEVISQEIKHLDLIIQNFLEYAKPPKLSLTRVSPSDVTDSALNLLKLRLDSQRVRVSVEREAPLRSILIDPEQLKEVLVNLISNSMEAMDGPGRITITESEGFIEPLGRVAVLSVSDSGLGVPEPERERVFEPFHTTKEEGTGLGLPIARRIVTEHGGTLTLTQAKGGGAKFTITLPFDAEAQGGARWQ, from the coding sequence ATGCGGCTCCACGTCTCCCTGCGTCTTCGTATCTATCTCGTTCTTGGGCTTCTCATGGCCGTCACCGTGGGAGGCGGTTCCTTCATGCTCTGGTATGGCACCAGAATCCAGACGTTCTTCTCCGGGCTCTTCGAACGGCAAGTCTACGCAGTGGACGCCGCCATGCGGATGGAGAGCGCTTTGGCAGCTCAACGCGGTTTTCTCACCTACTATTCGCTCGACTTCGACGCCACCTGGCTCAAACGGCTCTCTGAACAGCAGAGTTCATTTGAACACGAACTTGCAAAAGTGAGGGCCTTCACTGACGAAGACTCCGCCCGGAAACTTTTGAACGACATAGAATCGGGTTTTTTGCGCCTCACTGTGGAACGTGAACGCGTGGTAGAATTGATCGATGCCGGCGATAAGACCGGTGCGGCCGCGATACAGGCCGGCGCACGCAAACGCTTCGACATGCTTCTCACCCAATGCGAACTGTTTTTGGATTCCTTGCGCTCGGATCTCGAACGCAACAGGGAGGAGGGCATCGGGAGAATGCGTCTGGTCAATGCCATGGCTTCTGTCTTCCTGCCATCCTGTCTGGTGCTGGGCATGATTTTGACTCTTGTTCTCTCCCGCCAGATACTTGGGCCCATCCGCCGCCTGGCCAGGGGGGAAGACGACTTGGTCGGTCCGGACGAAGTGGCCGCCCTGGAAAACCGCATGCACGGGCTCTTGGAGCGCGCGGTTCAGGCCCGGTCGAAACTGGAAAAAAGCCAGGCCACGCTCATGGCTGCCGAGCGGCTGGCAACCGTGGGAAAGATGGCGGCTGGCGTGGCCCATTCCATCCGAAACCCCCTCACCTCAGTGAAAATGCGTCTGTTCTCCCTGCAGCGATCGCTTGAGCTCTCCGAAAACCAGCACGAAGACTTCGAGGTCATCTCCCAGGAAATCAAACATTTGGACCTCATCATCCAGAACTTTCTTGAATACGCCAAGCCGCCCAAGCTCTCGCTTACAAGGGTGAGCCCCTCGGACGTGACCGACTCGGCCCTCAATCTGCTCAAACTCCGTCTTGATTCACAGCGGGTCCGGGTCAGCGTGGAGCGTGAAGCGCCCCTTCGTTCCATTCTCATCGACCCGGAGCAGCTCAAAGAGGTGTTGGTGAACCTCATTTCCAACTCCATGGAGGCCATGGACGGACCAGGCAGAATCACCATTACCGAGAGCGAAGGGTTCATCGAACCTCTGGGCCGGGTTGCCGTGCTCTCCGTTTCGGACTCCGGCCTTGGTGTGCCCGAACCTGAGCGCGAACGGGTGTTCGAACCCTTCCATACCACAAAAGAGGAGGGCACGGGTCTTGGTCTGCCAATCGCACGCCGCATAGTCACCGAACATGGTGGAACACTTACCCTTACACAGGCCAAGGGCGGCGGGGCAAAATTCACCATCACCCTCCCCTTCGACGCTGAAGCGCAAGGAGGGGCACGGTGGCAGTAG
- a CDS encoding sigma-54-dependent Fis family transcriptional regulator, protein MAVVLIVDDDPGLRMSFAKIIGQEGHQALTAASGEEGIERLKADRPDLVVMDVRMPGMTGIEALTRMKIHDPSTPVIIMTAYGATDTAIEAVNKGAFDYILKPFDIPEMLGLITQALDASQLAKGAKQPSVPDTASQVSLVGQSRAMREIYKQLGRVAATDATVLVQGESGTGKELAARALWSYSERKGKPFVVVNCVAIPESLLESELFGHEKGAFTGATHRRAGKIEQAQGGTIFLDEIGDMPLSIQAKLLRLLQEKQIERLGGSGPIPVDVRIIAATNRDLEEAMAQGRFREDLYYRLQVVRIVLPPLRERKEDIPQLAVHFLGCHAKSMSSQNPGITQDGLAALAAHDWPGNVRELSNVLQKTLIFSRGLAISSVAVRATIAGRSPEPVPDIKEALSEYVSQAVAAGGPDLFAQVTDRFAAQVIAEALRVTGGNRSQTAKLLGLSRPTLLAKMEKLGLVVKASVKIGDVLP, encoded by the coding sequence GTGGCAGTAGTCCTCATCGTGGATGACGACCCTGGGCTGAGGATGAGCTTTGCCAAGATCATCGGTCAGGAAGGACATCAAGCCCTCACCGCCGCCTCGGGCGAAGAAGGCATCGAGCGCTTAAAAGCCGACAGACCAGACCTGGTGGTCATGGATGTCCGGATGCCCGGAATGACCGGGATCGAAGCCCTGACCCGTATGAAAATCCACGATCCGTCCACTCCGGTGATCATCATGACCGCCTACGGGGCCACTGACACGGCCATAGAAGCCGTAAACAAGGGAGCCTTCGACTATATTCTAAAGCCCTTCGATATCCCGGAAATGCTTGGGCTCATAACCCAGGCTCTGGATGCTTCACAACTCGCCAAGGGCGCGAAACAGCCATCCGTTCCCGATACGGCGTCACAGGTGTCCCTCGTTGGCCAGAGTCGGGCCATGCGTGAAATCTACAAGCAGCTTGGCCGAGTGGCCGCCACTGACGCCACGGTATTGGTGCAGGGGGAATCCGGAACCGGGAAGGAACTGGCTGCCCGCGCTCTCTGGAGCTATTCAGAGCGAAAGGGAAAGCCCTTCGTGGTAGTCAATTGCGTGGCCATCCCGGAATCACTTCTTGAGAGCGAGCTTTTCGGGCATGAGAAAGGTGCTTTCACTGGCGCCACGCACCGCCGGGCCGGCAAAATAGAACAGGCCCAGGGCGGCACGATCTTCCTGGACGAAATCGGCGACATGCCCCTGTCCATCCAGGCAAAGTTATTGCGACTTCTCCAGGAAAAACAGATCGAACGTCTGGGCGGCTCAGGCCCCATCCCGGTGGATGTGCGAATCATCGCGGCCACCAACCGTGACCTCGAAGAAGCCATGGCCCAAGGGCGCTTCCGGGAAGATCTCTACTACCGTCTTCAAGTGGTGCGAATCGTTCTGCCTCCGCTACGCGAGCGCAAGGAAGACATCCCGCAACTGGCTGTGCATTTCCTTGGCTGTCACGCAAAGTCCATGTCCTCGCAAAACCCCGGCATTACCCAGGATGGCCTTGCCGCCCTTGCCGCTCACGACTGGCCCGGGAACGTTCGCGAACTCTCCAATGTGTTGCAAAAGACGCTCATCTTCAGCCGCGGACTAGCCATAAGCTCCGTGGCAGTCCGCGCCACCATCGCCGGAAGAAGCCCAGAGCCCGTCCCGGATATCAAAGAAGCCCTTAGTGAATACGTGTCTCAAGCTGTAGCGGCCGGCGGCCCGGACCTCTTCGCACAGGTGACGGACCGATTCGCGGCACAGGTGATTGCCGAAGCTCTGCGGGTCACCGGAGGAAACCGTTCCCAGACCGCCAAGCTCCTTGGTCTGTCTCGCCCTACGCTTTTGGCCAAGATGGAGAAGCTCGGTCTGGTGGTGAAAGCCAGCGTGAAGATCGGGGATGTTCTGCCCTAA
- a CDS encoding PAS domain-containing protein — MNISRSINAKMTLVIALISLAVISVIMLFEGIGVQRMMSDQIRHTAETEADLAYMGIEKPMVVGDNKSTIAEFAAIGTKFKDLTAYMTSYTGNVTYSTDTGTVRKEYSSVAGNDELVKLHQRGLKENIRESVFLDMGGKKILARVISIPNQKKCYHCHGESEPIIGQMILLSDVSGAWGAMRSQLFTSMGMGLAGVAVLIGISVWAVRVMLIRKIKTLAHASEQVIEGDYNVSFDVAGQDELATLAGDIGKMVVQLKDKLGFSEGVLNGIPTPCLILGADKKIIWLNNHICELLEKRGDPSTHLGLTSGMFIWKDDNRETMSEKAIVLEQALSAEREVITDTGKHRFVAVSATPFFDMDGNLMGSVTFWNDITEIREQHKQIEAQNAVIAQAAERADGIAHHLAGASEHLLERISLTTQGTNHQRSRIQETAAAVEEMNASVLEVARNASDASTNAENAKQRAVDGQKVAADSITAIMNVRNQTMKMSESLHDLGEQAIGVGRILNIINDIADQTNLLALNAAIEAARAGEAGRGFAVVADEVRKLAEKTMQATQEVHSAVSGIQEGAKLNISLMDEADKSVEQGAELVKNAGEALREIVGVSVQTADMIRSIATAAEQQSAASEEINHSVDDVNTIAGETAQAMNELAETSKEVASVASELREVIGSMTLAEGSGPKSLT, encoded by the coding sequence ATGAACATTTCCCGCTCCATCAATGCGAAGATGACCCTGGTCATCGCCTTGATCTCTCTGGCGGTCATTTCCGTGATCATGCTTTTTGAGGGGATCGGCGTTCAGAGGATGATGTCCGACCAGATCAGGCACACTGCGGAAACCGAGGCGGACCTGGCCTATATGGGCATAGAAAAGCCGATGGTGGTGGGCGACAACAAATCCACCATCGCCGAGTTCGCCGCCATAGGTACCAAGTTTAAAGACCTGACGGCCTACATGACCTCCTACACCGGGAACGTGACCTACAGTACCGACACCGGGACCGTTCGCAAGGAGTATTCCTCCGTCGCGGGCAACGACGAACTGGTCAAACTCCACCAGCGGGGGCTCAAGGAAAACATACGGGAGTCGGTCTTTCTGGATATGGGGGGGAAAAAGATACTGGCCCGTGTGATCTCCATTCCTAACCAGAAGAAGTGCTACCATTGTCACGGCGAGTCCGAGCCCATCATTGGCCAGATGATCCTGCTTTCAGACGTGTCCGGCGCTTGGGGGGCCATGCGCTCCCAGCTCTTCACCTCGATGGGCATGGGCTTGGCCGGGGTGGCCGTGCTCATCGGCATCTCTGTCTGGGCCGTGCGCGTCATGCTCATACGGAAGATAAAAACTCTGGCACATGCCTCAGAGCAGGTTATCGAGGGGGATTACAATGTCAGCTTCGATGTGGCCGGGCAGGATGAATTGGCTACATTGGCGGGCGATATCGGCAAGATGGTGGTACAATTGAAGGACAAACTCGGCTTTTCCGAGGGAGTGCTGAACGGCATTCCCACTCCCTGCCTTATACTTGGCGCCGACAAGAAGATCATCTGGCTCAATAATCACATTTGCGAGCTTCTGGAAAAGCGTGGCGACCCCTCCACCCACCTGGGGCTCACCTCCGGGATGTTCATTTGGAAAGACGACAATCGGGAGACCATGTCCGAAAAGGCCATCGTTCTCGAGCAGGCACTCAGCGCAGAACGGGAGGTTATCACCGACACGGGCAAGCACCGCTTCGTGGCGGTTTCGGCAACGCCGTTCTTCGATATGGACGGCAATCTGATGGGGTCCGTGACCTTCTGGAACGACATCACCGAGATACGCGAACAGCATAAGCAGATCGAGGCACAGAACGCCGTCATCGCGCAGGCGGCCGAACGTGCGGACGGCATAGCCCACCATTTGGCCGGAGCCTCGGAACACTTGCTGGAGAGGATCAGCCTAACCACACAGGGAACCAACCACCAGCGCAGCCGCATTCAAGAGACCGCTGCCGCGGTGGAGGAGATGAACGCCTCGGTTCTGGAAGTGGCGCGGAACGCTTCCGATGCTTCGACCAATGCGGAAAACGCGAAGCAGCGGGCAGTGGACGGACAGAAGGTCGCTGCGGATTCCATCACGGCCATCATGAACGTGCGCAATCAGACCATGAAGATGTCCGAGAGTCTGCATGATCTCGGCGAACAGGCCATAGGCGTCGGGCGTATATTGAACATAATAAACGACATAGCGGACCAGACCAACCTGCTGGCCCTGAATGCCGCCATTGAGGCTGCCCGCGCGGGCGAGGCTGGCCGGGGCTTTGCGGTTGTGGCCGACGAGGTTCGCAAACTGGCCGAGAAGACCATGCAGGCCACCCAAGAGGTCCATTCCGCTGTGAGCGGAATTCAGGAAGGGGCGAAACTCAATATCAGCCTTATGGACGAAGCGGACAAGAGCGTTGAACAGGGCGCGGAACTGGTGAAGAACGCCGGGGAGGCGCTCCGGGAGATCGTGGGGGTGTCGGTGCAGACCGCAGACATGATCCGTTCCATCGCCACGGCCGCCGAACAGCAGTCCGCCGCCTCGGAAGAGATCAACCACAGCGTGGACGACGTGAATACCATCGCCGGAGAAACCGCTCAGGCTATGAACGAGCTGGCGGAGACCTCCAAGGAAGTGGCCAGTGTGGCCTCTGAGCTCCGGGAAGTTATCGGGAGCATGACCCTGGCAGAGGGTTCAGGCCCGAAGAGTCTGACGTAA
- a CDS encoding cytochrome C yields the protein MGKSILLYAFVVLICFGSIPVSAKDEYSYVGSKSCAQCHEQQYANFAKYSKKAHAWDSIAVMKPKLKEQELKKCYECHTTGYGKKGGFTSKETTPNLADVGCETCHGPGSAHAESGDPKQITRRPSTQTCATCHNPERIEDFRFKPLIFSGAH from the coding sequence ATGGGAAAAAGCATCCTGTTGTACGCCTTTGTGGTATTAATCTGCTTTGGGTCTATTCCGGTTAGCGCCAAGGACGAATATTCTTACGTTGGTTCGAAGTCCTGCGCTCAATGCCATGAGCAACAGTACGCAAACTTTGCGAAGTATTCAAAAAAGGCGCATGCATGGGATTCCATCGCTGTTATGAAGCCCAAACTCAAGGAACAAGAACTCAAGAAGTGTTATGAGTGCCATACCACCGGGTACGGCAAGAAAGGCGGCTTCACCAGCAAGGAAACCACCCCGAATCTCGCTGACGTGGGGTGCGAAACCTGCCACGGCCCCGGGAGTGCCCACGCCGAGTCCGGCGACCCCAAGCAGATCACCCGCCGCCCGTCCACCCAGACGTGCGCCACATGCCACAACCCCGAACGCATCGAAGACTTCAGGTTCAAACCTCTCATCTTCTCCGGCGCGCACTAG